A genomic region of Chrysiogenia bacterium contains the following coding sequences:
- the cheB gene encoding chemotaxis-specific protein-glutamate methyltransferase CheB yields YEFSPDVITLDLEMPGMDGFTFLRLVTQSRPLPVIVVSSRSEDRAIFRALELGATDFIAKPSARISSDIQRIAQELRFKVENIRKVALSNLMQFERGLKPAAGRGAVAEVRMQETPSCVVVGSSTGGPAALHYLLSELPPRFDIPIAIAQHMPRGFTKPFAERLSKRLGRDVIEGEDGRLLQPGQVILAPGGKHLLIENSTRGPKLTIADPAESDRFIPSVDRLFESAVEVFEERIDAVILTGMGNDGLKGARVVHDAGGHVIAESQETAVVYGMPREVVEAGLADKVAALPEIPRLLAAAVNKPRAKPRGKAARA; encoded by the coding sequence TCTACGAGTTCAGCCCTGATGTCATCACGCTGGATCTGGAAATGCCCGGCATGGACGGGTTTACCTTCCTTCGGCTGGTAACTCAGTCCAGGCCGCTGCCGGTCATTGTGGTGAGTTCGCGCTCGGAAGACCGCGCGATTTTCCGCGCACTGGAATTGGGCGCAACCGACTTTATTGCCAAGCCCAGCGCGCGCATCTCGTCGGACATCCAGCGCATCGCTCAGGAACTGCGCTTCAAAGTCGAGAACATCCGCAAGGTGGCGCTCTCGAACCTGATGCAGTTCGAGCGCGGGCTCAAGCCCGCGGCCGGACGTGGCGCGGTGGCCGAAGTCCGGATGCAGGAGACGCCCTCTTGCGTGGTGGTGGGCTCTTCCACCGGCGGGCCGGCGGCGCTCCACTACCTGCTCTCGGAACTGCCGCCGCGCTTCGATATCCCCATTGCGATTGCCCAGCACATGCCGCGCGGCTTTACCAAGCCCTTTGCCGAGCGCCTCTCAAAGCGCCTTGGACGCGACGTGATCGAGGGCGAGGATGGGCGGTTGCTGCAACCCGGGCAGGTCATCCTGGCGCCGGGGGGTAAGCACCTGCTCATCGAGAATTCTACCCGCGGCCCCAAGCTCACGATTGCTGATCCGGCCGAGAGTGATCGCTTCATCCCGTCGGTGGACCGGCTCTTCGAGTCGGCGGTTGAGGTATTTGAAGAACGCATCGATGCAGTGATTCTCACCGGTATGGGCAATGACGGCCTCAAGGGGGCCCGGGTGGTGCATGACGCAGGTGGCCATGTCATCGCGGAATCCCAGGAGACAGCGGTAGTGTACGGCATGCCAAGAGAGGTCGTGGAAGCCGGTTTGGCCGACAAGGTGGCGGCACTGCCGGAGATCCCCCGCTTGCTGGCCGCGGCGGTGAATAAACCCCGGGCAAAACCACGGGGGAAAGCCGCCCGGGCTTGA